A genomic window from Pantoea alhagi includes:
- a CDS encoding MalY/PatB family protein has product MAFNFDQWVDRYHSDSLKWRKYGDRDVLPLWVADTDFRSPPAVIEALHARVEHGVFGYGSEPDELIDIVIERMATRYHWQIEPDWLVFLPGVVTGLNLCVRAFTSPGEGTLAPTPIYPPFRLAAAWAERSQINLQMRLENQRWVMDLAAAEMQLKGNEKLLMLCNPHNPGGTVYRREELAEQLRFAQRHDLIVCSDEIHCDLILEPGLTHTPFATLSEDAAQRSVTLISPSKTFNIAGLGASLAIIPNKALRQRFKEARRGLVPSPDILALTAATAAWRDGQPWLEAQLDYLRHNRDWLCKRVNALPGLCVAPPEATYLAWISARLPSIDSPTLWFEQHGLGFSPGREFGDDGFVRFNFGCTRATLEEAVTRLERAVAAAKA; this is encoded by the coding sequence ATGGCATTCAATTTCGACCAATGGGTAGACCGGTATCACAGCGATAGCCTTAAATGGCGAAAATATGGCGACCGCGATGTTTTGCCGCTGTGGGTAGCGGATACTGACTTTCGTTCGCCGCCTGCGGTTATCGAGGCGCTGCACGCGCGCGTGGAACATGGCGTATTCGGTTACGGCAGCGAGCCCGACGAGCTTATCGATATCGTTATTGAACGTATGGCCACCCGCTATCACTGGCAGATTGAGCCGGACTGGTTAGTGTTTTTGCCCGGCGTGGTTACCGGTCTCAATTTATGCGTGCGCGCCTTTACCTCTCCTGGTGAAGGTACCCTTGCCCCGACGCCCATTTATCCTCCTTTCAGACTGGCCGCCGCCTGGGCAGAGCGCAGCCAAATCAATCTGCAAATGCGGCTGGAAAATCAGCGCTGGGTAATGGATCTGGCAGCGGCGGAGATGCAGCTAAAGGGAAATGAGAAATTGCTGATGCTGTGTAATCCGCACAATCCCGGCGGCACGGTCTACCGGCGCGAAGAGTTAGCGGAGCAACTGCGGTTTGCCCAGCGCCACGATTTGATTGTCTGTTCTGATGAGATCCACTGCGATCTGATCCTGGAGCCGGGCTTAACGCATACGCCTTTCGCTACGCTTAGCGAGGATGCCGCGCAGCGTTCAGTGACGCTTATTTCACCGTCGAAAACCTTTAATATCGCTGGCCTGGGCGCATCGCTGGCGATTATTCCGAATAAAGCGTTGCGCCAGCGTTTCAAAGAGGCACGTCGCGGCCTGGTACCCTCGCCAGATATCCTGGCGCTGACCGCTGCTACCGCAGCCTGGCGCGATGGTCAGCCCTGGCTTGAGGCTCAGCTCGACTATCTGCGCCATAATCGTGACTGGCTGTGTAAACGTGTTAACGCGCTGCCAGGTTTGTGCGTCGCGCCACCGGAAGCCACCTATCTGGCCTGGATTTCAGCACGCTTGCCCAGTATTGACAGCCCGACGCTCTGGTTTGAGCAGCACGGGCTGGGTTTTTCACCGGGGCGGGAGTTTGGCGACGATGGCTTCGTGCGTTTTAACTTCGGCTGTACGCGGGCCACGCTGGAAGAGGCGGTGACACGTCTGGAACGCGCGGTCGCTGCGGCAAAGGCTTAA
- the flhB gene encoding flagellar biosynthesis protein FlhB encodes MAEGSDEEKTESPTPHRLEKARKEGQIPRSRELTSLLMLVAGLLILWMGGGTMARQLAEMVASGFSFDHHLINDPGQIVRHISRLLGLAVWALVPMMAGLVLVAIAAPMLLGGIVLSGKSISFKFSKLNPLSGLKRMVSAQTWAELLKAVMKAVLVSSVAGWYIWVSWPEMLHLVSEAPFVALEHGMRMVAVCCFLVVLGLVPMVGFDVFWQLYSHFKQLRMSQQDIRDEYKEMEGDPHVKGRIRQAMRAAARRRMMADVPKADVIVTNPTHYSVALQYDEKRMSAPKVLAKGAGDVALKIRELGKEHRVPILEAPPLARALYRHSEIGQHIPGALYGAVAEVLAWVWQLRRWKREGGLIPQKPQRLPVPAELDFAGETRTDG; translated from the coding sequence GTGGCTGAAGGTAGCGACGAGGAAAAAACAGAATCGCCCACACCCCACCGACTAGAGAAAGCGCGCAAAGAAGGGCAGATCCCGCGATCCCGCGAACTGACTTCTCTGCTGATGCTGGTGGCGGGGTTGCTGATTTTGTGGATGGGCGGCGGGACGATGGCGCGTCAGCTGGCTGAGATGGTCGCCTCCGGCTTTAGCTTTGATCATCATTTGATTAATGACCCCGGACAGATTGTACGTCACATCAGTCGCTTGCTGGGGCTGGCGGTATGGGCGCTGGTACCGATGATGGCGGGCCTGGTGCTGGTAGCGATCGCCGCGCCGATGCTGCTGGGCGGGATTGTCCTGAGCGGTAAATCCATTTCATTCAAGTTTAGCAAGCTGAATCCGCTGAGCGGCCTGAAGCGCATGGTGTCAGCGCAGACCTGGGCCGAGCTGTTAAAAGCGGTGATGAAAGCGGTGCTGGTGAGCTCGGTGGCCGGTTGGTATATCTGGGTAAGCTGGCCAGAGATGCTGCACCTGGTCAGCGAAGCTCCGTTTGTTGCGCTGGAGCACGGCATGCGCATGGTTGCCGTATGCTGTTTTCTGGTGGTGTTGGGGCTGGTGCCGATGGTGGGCTTCGACGTCTTCTGGCAGCTCTACAGTCATTTCAAGCAACTACGCATGTCGCAGCAGGATATCCGCGATGAATATAAAGAGATGGAAGGCGACCCACACGTTAAGGGCCGTATCCGTCAGGCAATGCGCGCAGCCGCTCGTCGCCGCATGATGGCGGACGTGCCGAAAGCGGACGTGATCGTTACCAACCCCACACACTATTCCGTCGCGCTGCAGTATGACGAGAAGAGAATGAGCGCGCCGAAAGTGTTGGCGAAGGGGGCGGGCGACGTGGCGTTGAAGATTCGTGAGTTGGGGAAAGAACATCGCGTGCCGATACTGGAAGCGCCGCCGCTGGCGCGCGCCCTTTATCGTCACAGTGAAATTGGGCAGCACATTCCAGGCGCGCTGTATGGCGCGGTAGCGGAAGTGCTGGCCTGGGTATGGCAGCTGCGTCGCTGGAAGCGCGAGGGCGGCCTGATACCGCAGAAACCTCAACGTTTGCCGGTGCCGGCTGAACTGGACTTTGCAGGAGAAACGAGAACTGATGGCTAA
- the cutC gene encoding copper homeostasis protein CutC, translating into MVKLEVCCYGIDCAVNAQQAGADRIELCAAPKEGGLTPSAGMLQAAREHLDIPVHPIVRPRGGDFCYSAREFATMKSDVALIRELGFPGVVLGMLDEDAYIDINRMEEIMSLCGDMQVTFHRAFDLCHSPKRTLETLTGLGVARILTSGQQQNAENGIALLKELTELSKGPIIMAGAGIRLSNLQKFLDVGIRELHSSASHLVSSPMRYRKAGVSMSSDVETDEFSRQCVDGEMVEAMKSIMQMNVVRVA; encoded by the coding sequence ATGGTTAAACTGGAAGTCTGCTGCTACGGAATCGACTGCGCGGTTAACGCCCAGCAGGCGGGCGCTGACCGGATTGAGCTTTGCGCCGCGCCGAAAGAGGGCGGTTTAACACCGTCCGCAGGCATGTTACAGGCGGCACGTGAACATCTTGATATTCCGGTCCACCCTATTGTTCGTCCACGCGGCGGCGATTTTTGCTACAGCGCCCGTGAATTCGCCACGATGAAATCGGATGTAGCGTTAATTCGGGAACTGGGTTTTCCCGGTGTGGTGCTGGGGATGCTTGATGAAGATGCCTATATAGACATCAACAGGATGGAGGAAATAATGTCGCTGTGTGGCGATATGCAGGTGACTTTCCATCGTGCTTTTGATCTCTGCCATAGTCCGAAACGTACCCTGGAGACATTGACCGGGCTGGGCGTTGCGCGCATTCTGACATCAGGCCAGCAACAAAATGCGGAGAACGGAATTGCATTGTTAAAGGAACTTACTGAGTTAAGTAAAGGTCCAATTATTATGGCGGGGGCGGGCATCAGGTTAAGCAACCTGCAAAAGTTTCTGGATGTCGGGATCCGTGAGCTGCACAGCTCAGCCAGTCATCTGGTTTCTTCCCCGATGCGCTACCGGAAAGCGGGTGTTTCCATGAGTTCCGATGTCGAGACCGATGAATTCAGTCGTCAATGTGTTGATGGCGAGATGGTTGAGGCGATGAAGAGCATTATGCAGATGAATGTTGTTCGGGTTGCCTGA
- the flhE gene encoding flagellar protein FlhE — protein sequence MRFSLCALMLLLPLTTLAADGAWQGSATGVTLSNRGVEASSPPIAPPGPISGLMNVIYWRFELTGPQPAGLMVKLCSSTRCTPIEGASGSTRGLTNVPASDTLRFVYSVQGKGRLFPVTRVRSNQVMVNYN from the coding sequence ATGCGATTTTCACTCTGTGCGTTGATGCTGCTGTTGCCGCTGACAACCCTGGCGGCGGATGGTGCCTGGCAGGGGAGCGCCACCGGCGTGACGTTAAGTAATCGCGGCGTGGAGGCATCATCGCCGCCGATTGCGCCGCCGGGTCCGATTTCCGGCCTGATGAATGTGATTTACTGGCGTTTCGAACTGACCGGCCCGCAGCCAGCTGGCCTGATGGTAAAACTCTGTTCCAGCACCCGCTGCACGCCGATCGAAGGGGCCAGCGGCTCGACACGCGGCCTGACCAATGTGCCCGCCAGCGATACGCTGCGTTTTGTGTATAGTGTACAGGGGAAGGGAAGGCTGTTTCCTGTCACGCGGGTGCGCAGCAATCAGGTAATGGTAAATTATAACTAG
- the flhA gene encoding flagellar biosynthesis protein FlhA, whose amino-acid sequence MANLAALLRLPGNMKDTQWKVLAGPLLILMILSMMVLPLPPFILDLLFTFNIALSIMVLLVAMFTQRTLEFAAFPTILLFSTLLRLALNVASTRVILLEGHTGAAAAGQVVEAFGHFLVGGNFAIGIVLFVILIIINFMVITKGAGRIAEVGARFVLDGMPGKQMAIDADLNAGLIGEEEAKKRRSEVTQEADFYGSMDGASKFVRGDAIAGIMIMIINVVGGLLVGVLQHGMSLGTAGETYTLLTIGDGLVAQIPALVISTAAGVIVTRVGTDEDVGEQMVTQLFNNPRVMMLSAGVLGLLGLVPGMPNLVFLLFTAALLGLAWWQRGREMQPKPVAQPLPRAQETAATVEATWGDVQLEDSLGMEVGYRLIPMVDQQQDGELLGRIRSIRKKFAQEMGFLPPVVHIRDNMDLPAARYRILMKGVEIGSGDAYPGRWMAINPGTASGTLPGEATVDPAFGLAAIWIDSALKEQAQIQGFTVVEASTVVATHLNHLIGQYASELFGRQEAQQLMDRVSQEMPKLTEDLVPGIVSLTTLHKVLQNLLAERVSIRDMRTIIETLAEHAPVQNDPYELTTVVRVALGRAITQQWFPGNGEVQVIGLDATLERLLLQALQGGGGLEPGLADRLLEQAQRALQNQEMLGAPPVLLVNHPLRALLARFLRRNLPQLAVLSNMELSDNRHIRMTATIGGQ is encoded by the coding sequence ATGGCTAATCTGGCCGCTTTACTTCGCTTACCGGGTAACATGAAAGATACGCAGTGGAAGGTGCTGGCTGGCCCGCTGCTGATTCTGATGATCCTGTCGATGATGGTGCTGCCCCTGCCGCCCTTTATCCTCGATCTGCTGTTTACCTTTAATATCGCGCTGTCGATTATGGTGCTGCTGGTAGCGATGTTTACCCAGCGGACGCTGGAGTTTGCCGCGTTCCCGACCATTCTGCTGTTTTCAACGCTGCTGCGCCTGGCGCTGAACGTTGCCTCCACGCGCGTTATTTTGCTGGAAGGACATACCGGCGCGGCGGCGGCCGGTCAGGTGGTGGAGGCGTTTGGCCACTTCCTGGTCGGCGGCAACTTCGCCATCGGTATAGTGCTGTTTGTCATTCTTATCATCATTAACTTTATGGTTATCACCAAGGGTGCCGGACGTATCGCCGAAGTGGGCGCGCGCTTTGTACTTGACGGGATGCCGGGCAAGCAGATGGCGATCGACGCCGATCTGAATGCCGGTTTGATTGGCGAAGAAGAAGCGAAAAAGCGCCGTTCAGAAGTGACCCAGGAAGCCGATTTCTACGGCTCAATGGACGGTGCCAGTAAGTTCGTTCGTGGTGACGCTATCGCGGGCATCATGATCATGATTATCAACGTGGTGGGCGGCCTGCTGGTGGGCGTGCTCCAGCACGGAATGTCGCTGGGTACCGCAGGGGAAACCTATACGCTGCTGACCATCGGTGACGGCCTGGTTGCGCAGATCCCCGCGCTGGTGATCTCGACCGCCGCCGGTGTGATTGTTACCCGCGTCGGCACCGATGAGGATGTGGGCGAGCAGATGGTGACCCAGCTGTTCAACAATCCACGCGTAATGATGCTGAGCGCCGGTGTATTAGGCCTGTTGGGGTTGGTGCCGGGCATGCCAAACCTGGTGTTCCTGCTGTTTACCGCCGCGCTGTTAGGCTTAGCCTGGTGGCAACGTGGCCGCGAGATGCAGCCGAAGCCGGTAGCGCAGCCGTTGCCGCGTGCGCAGGAGACGGCCGCAACGGTTGAAGCGACATGGGGCGATGTGCAGCTGGAAGACTCACTGGGGATGGAAGTGGGCTATCGCCTGATCCCTATGGTGGATCAGCAGCAGGATGGCGAGCTGCTGGGACGTATCCGCAGTATTCGTAAGAAGTTTGCGCAGGAAATGGGCTTTCTGCCGCCGGTGGTGCATATCCGTGACAATATGGATCTGCCTGCCGCCCGCTATCGTATTCTGATGAAAGGGGTTGAGATCGGCAGCGGCGACGCTTATCCGGGGCGCTGGATGGCGATTAACCCTGGTACGGCCTCCGGTACGCTGCCGGGTGAAGCGACGGTTGACCCGGCATTTGGTCTGGCAGCGATCTGGATTGACAGCGCGCTGAAAGAGCAGGCGCAGATTCAGGGCTTTACCGTAGTGGAAGCCAGTACCGTCGTGGCAACGCACCTTAATCATCTGATTGGTCAATATGCCAGTGAGCTGTTTGGCCGTCAGGAAGCGCAGCAGCTGATGGATCGCGTAAGTCAGGAGATGCCGAAGCTGACTGAAGATCTGGTGCCGGGCATCGTGTCGCTGACAACGCTGCATAAGGTGCTGCAGAATCTGCTGGCCGAGCGTGTGTCGATCCGCGATATGCGCACCATTATTGAAACGCTGGCGGAACATGCGCCGGTACAGAATGACCCGTATGAGCTGACGACGGTGGTACGCGTGGCGCTGGGCCGCGCCATTACCCAGCAGTGGTTCCCGGGCAATGGCGAAGTGCAGGTGATTGGTCTTGACGCGACGCTGGAACGTCTGCTGTTGCAGGCGCTGCAGGGCGGTGGCGGACTGGAGCCGGGTCTGGCGGATCGTTTGCTGGAGCAGGCGCAGCGCGCGCTGCAAAACCAGGAGATGTTAGGCGCGCCGCCGGTGCTGTTGGTTAATCACCCGCTGCGTGCGTTGCTGGCGCGCTTCCTGCGCCGTAACCTGCCGCAGCTGGCGGTGCTCTCGAATATGGAGCTGAGCGATAATCGCCATATCCGTATGACCGCAACCATTGGAGGTCAGTAA
- the argS gene encoding arginine--tRNA ligase produces MNIQALLSEKVSQAMIAVGAPADCEPMVRQSARVQFGDYQANGIMAVAKKLGQQPRQLAERVVQHLDLNGIASKVEIAGPGFINIFLAPEWLAQQAEAALASPRLGVAPVDAQTIVIDYSAPNVAKEMHVGHVRSTIIGDAAARTLEFLGHHVIRANHVGDWGTQFGMLIAYLEKQQREHHEEIALADLEAFYREAKKTYDEDEAFAERARSYVVKLQGGDEYCRTMWKKLVDITMTQNQKVYDRLNVTLTRDDVMGESLYNDMLPGIVADLKAKGLAVESEGATVVFLDEFKNKEGEPMGVIVQKKDGGYLYTTTDIACAKYRYEQLHADRVLYYIDSRQHQHLMQAWTIVRKAGYVPESVPLEHHMFGMMLGKDGRPFKTRSGGTIKLSDLLDEAVERATALVSEKNPEMDADELRKLANIVGIGAVKYADLSKSRTTDYIFDWDNMLAFEGNTAPYMQYAYTRVLSVFRKAGIDENALLEGTIQLNDEREAQLAARLLQFEETITLVARDGTPHVMCAYLYDLAGLFSGFYEHCPILSAEDAAVRQSRLKLALLTARTLKQGLDTLGIETVERM; encoded by the coding sequence GTGAATATTCAGGCTCTCCTTTCGGAAAAAGTTAGTCAGGCGATGATCGCCGTTGGCGCGCCGGCAGATTGCGAACCTATGGTTCGTCAGTCGGCCAGAGTTCAGTTTGGCGATTACCAGGCCAACGGCATTATGGCGGTAGCGAAAAAACTGGGGCAGCAGCCACGTCAGCTGGCTGAGCGAGTCGTTCAGCATCTTGATCTTAATGGCATTGCCAGTAAGGTTGAAATCGCGGGTCCGGGCTTTATTAATATTTTCCTCGCCCCTGAATGGCTGGCGCAGCAGGCAGAAGCCGCCCTGGCATCGCCGCGTCTGGGCGTTGCGCCAGTGGATGCGCAAACTATCGTGATTGACTACTCAGCGCCAAACGTGGCGAAAGAGATGCACGTAGGCCATGTGCGCTCAACCATTATTGGTGATGCGGCGGCACGTACGCTGGAATTCCTTGGTCATCACGTGATCCGCGCCAACCATGTCGGCGACTGGGGCACACAGTTCGGTATGCTGATCGCCTATCTGGAAAAGCAGCAGCGTGAGCATCATGAAGAGATCGCGCTGGCCGATCTGGAAGCATTCTACCGTGAAGCGAAAAAGACCTATGACGAAGATGAGGCTTTCGCCGAGCGCGCGCGCAGCTATGTGGTGAAATTACAGGGCGGCGATGAATATTGTCGCACCATGTGGAAAAAGCTGGTTGATATCACTATGACCCAGAATCAGAAGGTCTATGATCGTCTGAACGTGACGCTGACGCGTGACGATGTCATGGGTGAAAGTTTGTATAACGATATGCTGCCGGGTATCGTTGCCGATCTGAAAGCGAAAGGGCTGGCGGTGGAAAGCGAAGGCGCAACCGTTGTCTTCCTTGACGAGTTTAAAAATAAAGAAGGCGAGCCGATGGGCGTGATCGTCCAGAAAAAGGACGGCGGCTATCTCTACACCACTACCGACATTGCCTGCGCGAAATATCGCTATGAGCAGCTGCATGCCGATCGCGTGTTGTACTATATCGATTCGCGCCAGCACCAGCACCTGATGCAGGCCTGGACCATCGTACGTAAAGCGGGCTATGTGCCGGAATCGGTGCCCCTTGAGCACCATATGTTTGGTATGATGCTGGGCAAAGATGGACGTCCGTTTAAGACCCGCAGCGGCGGTACCATTAAGCTCTCCGATCTGTTGGATGAAGCGGTTGAGCGCGCTACCGCGCTGGTATCGGAAAAGAATCCAGAGATGGATGCCGATGAGCTGCGCAAACTGGCAAATATTGTCGGTATTGGCGCGGTAAAATATGCCGACCTGTCGAAAAGCCGCACCACCGATTACATTTTCGACTGGGATAACATGCTGGCATTTGAGGGCAATACTGCGCCGTATATGCAGTATGCTTATACGCGCGTGCTGTCAGTGTTCCGCAAAGCCGGTATTGATGAGAATGCGCTGCTGGAAGGCACCATTCAGCTGAACGACGAGCGTGAAGCACAGCTGGCGGCACGTCTGCTGCAGTTTGAAGAGACCATTACGCTGGTGGCGCGTGACGGTACGCCGCACGTGATGTGTGCTTATCTGTACGATCTGGCCGGTCTGTTCTCTGGTTTTTACGAGCACTGTCCGATTCTGTCAGCAGAAGACGCCGCAGTACGCCAGAGCCGTCTGAAGCTGGCACTGCTGACGGCACGCACGCTGAAGCAGGGTCTGGATACGCTGGGTATTGAAACCGTCGAGCGTATGTAA
- a CDS encoding glycoside hydrolase family protein, which yields MSEIIKILKFEEGYRAKPYIDTEGYPTVAYGIKLGPRGCPISNYTFTVPEVVGSVWLETLLSNNRLQMNAMPGIVDALRHCNEPRSDILYSMAWQMGVEGLAGFKNMLALISQENFTAAASSMLMSKWARQTPNRAKRHADVMRSGSYESYRGVII from the coding sequence ATGAGCGAGATAATAAAAATTCTTAAATTTGAAGAAGGTTATCGGGCAAAGCCTTATATCGATACAGAAGGATATCCGACCGTGGCTTATGGCATCAAACTTGGGCCGCGCGGATGCCCAATCAGTAATTATACCTTCACGGTGCCGGAGGTGGTGGGGAGCGTATGGCTGGAAACTCTGTTGAGCAATAACAGGTTACAAATGAATGCCATGCCGGGAATTGTCGATGCGCTGCGACATTGTAACGAACCGCGGAGCGATATTTTGTACAGCATGGCATGGCAAATGGGGGTTGAGGGGTTAGCCGGATTCAAGAATATGCTGGCCCTAATTTCTCAGGAAAATTTTACCGCAGCGGCCAGCAGCATGTTGATGAGTAAGTGGGCACGGCAAACGCCTAACCGGGCGAAGCGCCATGCGGATGTAATGCGTAGCGGCAGTTATGAGAGTTACAGAGGGGTAATCATATGA
- the cheZ gene encoding protein phosphatase CheZ produces the protein MSELTKPATDAASAQDIITRIGSLTRMLRDSLRELGLDQAIAEAAEAIPDARDRLDYVVQMTAQAAERALNCVEASQPRQDALERGAKDLKTRWDAWFEDPIELSDARVLVSDTREYLATVPEHTSFTNAQLLDIMMAQDFQDLTGQVIKRMMDVIQEIERQLLMVLLENMPEANARQKREENSLLNGPQINAAAPGVVANQDQVDDLLDSLGF, from the coding sequence ATGAGCGAACTTACGAAACCAGCGACCGACGCGGCATCGGCGCAGGACATCATCACACGCATTGGCTCGTTAACGCGCATGCTGCGTGACAGTCTGCGTGAGCTGGGGCTGGATCAGGCCATAGCAGAGGCGGCGGAAGCGATTCCCGACGCCCGCGACCGCCTTGATTATGTTGTTCAGATGACTGCTCAGGCTGCTGAGCGCGCGCTGAACTGCGTAGAAGCATCACAGCCGCGCCAGGATGCGCTGGAGCGCGGCGCCAAAGATCTTAAGACACGCTGGGATGCCTGGTTTGAGGACCCCATCGAGCTGTCGGATGCGCGCGTGCTGGTTTCGGATACGCGCGAATATCTGGCTACCGTGCCGGAACACACGTCCTTTACCAACGCACAACTGCTCGACATCATGATGGCGCAGGATTTCCAGGACCTTACCGGTCAGGTTATCAAGCGTATGATGGATGTGATCCAGGAAATTGAGCGCCAGCTGCTGATGGTGCTGCTGGAGAATATGCCGGAAGCGAATGCGCGTCAGAAGCGGGAAGAGAACAGCCTGCTGAACGGTCCGCAAATCAATGCCGCCGCGCCTGGCGTGGTTGCGAACCAGGATCAGGTTGATGACCTGCTCGATAGTCTGGGCTTCTGA
- a CDS encoding VOC family protein encodes MPFRNNLEALSDLTNDLPRFEKSLVNLAEKLGLVLENLDADHISLRCHQIATAERWKQGLMQVGKLFSEKMINGRPICLFQLHEPLSVGPWRIEVVELPWPGNKLYRHEGWEHVEIVLRGDPATLGARAMALLSDSGLLQPGISFKTSAPQGEGERLPNPTLAVTDGQITIKFHPWSLQEIVASEQD; translated from the coding sequence GTGCCATTCAGGAATAATCTGGAAGCGCTGTCTGACCTGACAAACGATCTGCCGCGTTTTGAAAAATCACTGGTGAATTTGGCGGAAAAGTTGGGTTTAGTACTGGAAAATCTCGATGCCGACCATATTTCGCTGCGCTGCCATCAAATTGCGACAGCGGAGCGCTGGAAACAAGGCTTGATGCAGGTTGGCAAGCTGTTCTCAGAAAAAATGATTAACGGCAGGCCGATTTGTCTGTTTCAACTGCACGAGCCGCTGAGCGTAGGGCCGTGGCGGATCGAGGTGGTCGAGCTGCCCTGGCCGGGCAATAAACTCTATCGCCATGAAGGATGGGAGCATGTTGAAATTGTCCTGCGCGGCGATCCGGCCACGCTGGGTGCCAGGGCAATGGCATTATTATCCGACAGCGGCCTGCTGCAGCCGGGCATTTCATTCAAAACCAGTGCGCCGCAGGGCGAAGGCGAACGTCTGCCTAATCCCACGCTTGCTGTGACCGACGGACAGATCACCATTAAATTTCATCCCTGGAGTTTGCAGGAGATCGTTGCCAGCGAGCAGGATTAA
- a CDS encoding LexA family transcriptional regulator, translated as MTNNTARYKFSFMKTDSLATRLNIAMNMAGMTQGALAKASGVSQPTIWRLTKGQAAGSRKLVDIAAALNVNVEWLAKGQGEMQGPSNKEGFSHTPAASDVPVWTLAGKTSETVTTPNGVRAKKTWRAYLIDRNSGCAEATAGSIVIIDTDIPPESGDLVIARVNERISVYRYLEGPSNGFLTVDDPRLPAVELSPSAELIGVAIFLIRDLRR; from the coding sequence TTGACGAACAATACGGCGCGCTATAAATTTTCGTTTATGAAAACAGATTCTCTTGCTACGCGGCTCAATATAGCGATGAACATGGCCGGAATGACTCAGGGTGCTTTAGCTAAAGCATCCGGCGTTTCCCAGCCTACTATCTGGCGTCTGACCAAAGGTCAGGCCGCTGGATCACGCAAACTGGTCGACATCGCGGCCGCACTCAACGTCAATGTCGAATGGCTGGCCAAAGGTCAGGGAGAGATGCAGGGACCTTCAAACAAAGAAGGTTTTTCACATACTCCCGCGGCCAGTGACGTCCCTGTCTGGACGCTGGCAGGTAAAACCAGCGAGACCGTAACCACGCCTAACGGCGTCCGCGCCAAAAAAACCTGGCGAGCCTACTTGATAGATCGAAACAGCGGTTGTGCTGAAGCTACTGCGGGCAGTATCGTCATTATTGATACTGATATTCCGCCAGAGTCAGGCGACCTGGTGATCGCTCGTGTTAATGAGCGCATCAGTGTTTATCGCTATCTCGAAGGTCCATCTAACGGCTTTTTAACCGTGGATGATCCACGTTTACCGGCTGTCGAACTCTCCCCCTCCGCCGAACTTATCGGCGTCGCTATCTTTTTAATCCGTGATTTGCGCCGGTAA
- a CDS encoding glycerol dehydrogenase: MSKFVFSSPRKYVQGAGVLAELGTWLKELGDSAFLIADDIVWGLVGEQVQNTLKQSDIQQHYEKFNGEASGSEITRLANAARQQGSVVVVGLGGGKTLDTAKAVADELQSPVAIVPTAASTDAPCSALSVIYSESGVFESYRFYSKNPDLVLVDTWVCAQAPVRLFASGIADGLATYVEAQAVLRSHGKSMVNGDPTIAGMAIARACEETLLTWGYSAWTAVAQKRVTPAVEAVVEANTLLSGLGFENAGLAGAHAIHNGFTAIEGDIHHLTHGEKVAYGTLTQMVLEQRPDEEIARYIRFYRAINMPTTLAEMHLENESWENMVRIGALANSEGDTLKNLNPGLTPETVANAILAVDAFSQSVK; encoded by the coding sequence ATGAGTAAGTTTGTTTTTTCCTCCCCACGCAAATATGTTCAGGGCGCAGGCGTACTGGCTGAACTGGGAACCTGGCTGAAAGAGCTGGGTGACAGCGCGTTTCTGATCGCTGACGATATTGTATGGGGACTGGTTGGCGAACAGGTGCAAAATACGCTGAAACAGAGCGATATCCAGCAGCACTATGAAAAATTCAATGGTGAGGCTTCCGGCAGTGAGATTACCCGCCTGGCCAATGCCGCACGCCAACAGGGCTCTGTGGTCGTGGTTGGTCTGGGCGGCGGCAAAACGCTGGATACGGCCAAAGCGGTGGCGGATGAGCTGCAATCGCCGGTGGCTATCGTACCGACTGCCGCCTCGACCGATGCGCCCTGTAGCGCACTCTCCGTTATCTATTCCGAGAGCGGCGTCTTCGAAAGTTATCGCTTTTACAGTAAAAACCCCGACCTGGTGCTGGTAGATACCTGGGTCTGCGCTCAGGCGCCGGTGCGGCTGTTTGCCTCCGGCATTGCTGATGGCCTGGCGACCTACGTTGAAGCGCAGGCGGTGCTGCGTTCACACGGTAAATCGATGGTGAATGGCGATCCGACCATTGCCGGAATGGCGATCGCTCGCGCCTGTGAAGAGACGCTGCTGACCTGGGGCTACAGCGCCTGGACCGCCGTTGCACAAAAGCGCGTCACGCCTGCGGTTGAAGCAGTAGTGGAAGCCAATACGCTGCTTTCGGGGCTGGGTTTTGAAAATGCCGGGCTGGCGGGCGCGCATGCCATTCATAATGGCTTTACCGCTATCGAAGGTGATATTCATCATCTGACGCATGGTGAAAAAGTGGCGTATGGCACGCTCACGCAGATGGTGCTGGAACAGCGGCCTGATGAGGAGATCGCCCGCTATATCCGCTTCTATCGCGCGATAAACATGCCGACTACGCTGGCAGAGATGCACCTGGAAAATGAAAGCTGGGAAAACATGGTTAGAATCGGCGCGCTGGCAAACAGCGAAGGCGACACGCTGAAAAACCTTAATCCGGGTCTGACGCCGGAAACGGTCGCCAATGCTATTCTGGCAGTAGATGCGTTCAGCCAAAGCGTGAAATAG